Proteins encoded by one window of Sediminicoccus rosea:
- a CDS encoding FAD-binding domain-containing protein, whose product MIAKPTRAAARARLAEFAPRMGRDYAALRNTDGGPEGRCVSALSPHVRHRLVSESELVGVALTEHGPARAEKFIQEVFWRSYWKGFLELRPAMWRDYRAAVARMEAPPGLAAAMAGETGITCFDAWARELVETGWLHNHTRMWFASIWIFTLRLPWELGAEFFLAHLADADAASNTLSWRWVAGIQTPGKHYLARAENIARYTNGRFNPRGQLDEAALPIEAPPPPPAGRLRAADATPGGRVALLLHADDLGFQPEGCEVMGVAALADTAPRSRFPQGRVAAAFTAAALADGGRPVLSAQETVAWARKLGVTRIVTPWAPIGWTAPVLDEVQALCAAEGLTLYRLRRDWDAACWPLAQRGFFPFRTEIPRLIAELRPAPP is encoded by the coding sequence ATGATCGCCAAACCCACCCGCGCCGCCGCACGCGCGCGCCTCGCCGAATTCGCCCCGCGCATGGGCCGCGACTATGCCGCGCTGCGCAACACGGATGGCGGACCCGAAGGCCGCTGCGTCTCCGCTCTCTCGCCGCATGTGCGCCACCGCCTGGTTTCCGAGAGTGAGCTGGTCGGCGTGGCGCTGACCGAGCACGGGCCGGCCCGGGCGGAGAAATTCATCCAGGAGGTGTTCTGGCGCTCCTACTGGAAGGGCTTTCTCGAGTTGCGTCCGGCGATGTGGCGCGATTACCGGGCAGCGGTGGCGCGGATGGAAGCGCCGCCCGGCCTCGCCGCCGCCATGGCGGGCGAGACGGGGATCACCTGCTTCGATGCCTGGGCACGGGAACTGGTGGAGACCGGCTGGCTGCACAACCACACCCGCATGTGGTTCGCCAGCATCTGGATCTTCACCCTGCGCCTGCCCTGGGAACTGGGGGCGGAGTTCTTCCTGGCCCATCTGGCCGATGCCGATGCCGCCTCCAACACACTTTCCTGGCGATGGGTCGCGGGCATCCAGACGCCGGGCAAGCATTACCTGGCGCGGGCCGAAAACATCGCGCGCTACACCAATGGCCGCTTCAATCCGCGTGGCCAGCTGGATGAGGCGGCGCTGCCGATCGAAGCGCCACCGCCACCCCCCGCCGGCCGCCTGCGCGCCGCCGATGCCACGCCCGGCGGGCGTGTGGCGCTTCTGCTGCATGCCGATGACCTGGGCTTCCAGCCCGAGGGCTGTGAGGTGATGGGCGTCGCCGCCCTGGCCGACACCGCCCCGCGCAGCCGCTTCCCGCAGGGGCGCGTCGCGGCCGCGTTCACCGCCGCCGCCCTGGCGGATGGCGGGCGGCCTGTCCTGTCCGCGCAGGAGACCGTTGCCTGGGCGAGGAAGCTCGGCGTCACCCGCATCGTCACCCCCTGGGCGCCCATCGGCTGGACGGCGCCCGTGCTCGATGAGGTGCAGGCGCTCTGCGCCGCCGAGGGGCTCACGCTCTACCGTCTCCGCCGCGACTGGGATGCAGCCTGCTGGCCGCTCGCCCAGCGCGGCTTCTTTCCCTTCCGCACCGAGATCCCGCGCCTGATCGCCGAGCTTCGCCCCGCGCCCCCTTGA
- a CDS encoding toxic anion resistance protein, with protein sequence MSDIQPTAAPVREEEVARLAAAIDLKDPGTILRFGAAAQSRAQAAADAMLEGAQNRETGEAGQTLSSMLTALRGFDVTNLAEKPGFFQRLFNKAGSEATAIVQRYEGVRDQVQVIGDKLDQHRTKLLEDVERLERLYTATLDWFHALADHIAAGERVLKHTDSVVIPALEAAALDAGDPLAPQALRDGRAARDELERRVHDLRLTRQVAMQALPSIRLIQENDKALSAKIQSVLANTVPLWSQQLAQALAIHRMREAGQAVKAATDLTNKLLVANAETLRTGNAEARRELERGTFDMEAIKQANAALVGTIEDSLRIADEARVQRRTAEAELAKCEQDIRRALSAAKAREQAAPPARG encoded by the coding sequence ATGAGCGACATCCAACCCACCGCCGCACCCGTGCGTGAGGAAGAGGTGGCCCGCCTTGCCGCCGCCATCGACCTGAAGGACCCCGGCACCATCCTGCGCTTCGGCGCCGCCGCGCAAAGCCGCGCCCAGGCGGCCGCCGACGCCATGCTGGAAGGTGCGCAGAACCGCGAGACGGGGGAGGCGGGGCAGACCCTCTCCTCCATGCTCACCGCGCTGCGTGGCTTCGACGTGACGAACCTGGCCGAGAAGCCCGGCTTCTTCCAGCGCCTGTTCAACAAGGCCGGCAGCGAGGCCACCGCCATCGTCCAGCGCTATGAGGGCGTGCGCGACCAGGTGCAGGTGATCGGCGACAAGCTCGACCAGCACCGCACCAAGCTGCTGGAGGATGTGGAGCGGCTGGAGCGCCTCTACACCGCGACGCTCGACTGGTTCCACGCGCTGGCCGACCACATCGCCGCCGGCGAGCGCGTGCTCAAGCACACCGACAGTGTCGTGATCCCCGCCCTCGAGGCCGCCGCCCTGGATGCGGGCGATCCGCTCGCCCCGCAGGCCCTGCGCGACGGCCGCGCCGCGCGCGACGAGCTGGAACGCCGCGTGCATGACCTGCGCCTGACCCGCCAGGTCGCCATGCAGGCGCTGCCCTCGATCCGCCTGATCCAGGAGAACGACAAGGCGCTCTCCGCCAAGATCCAGTCCGTCCTCGCCAACACTGTCCCGCTCTGGTCGCAGCAGCTGGCCCAGGCGCTGGCGATCCACCGCATGCGCGAGGCAGGCCAGGCCGTGAAGGCGGCCACCGACCTCACCAACAAGCTGCTCGTCGCCAATGCCGAGACACTCCGCACCGGCAACGCCGAAGCCCGGCGCGAACTGGAGCGCGGCACCTTCGACATGGAAGCCATCAAGCAGGCGAACGCCGCCCTCGTCGGTACCATCGAAGACAGCCTCCGCATCGCCGACGAGGCCCGCGTCCAGCGCCGCACCGCCGAAGCGGAACTCGCCAAGTGCGAACAGGACATCCGCCGCGCCCTCAGCGCCGCCAAGGCACGCGAGCAGGCGGCTCCGCCCGCGCGCGGTTGA